One region of Triticum aestivum cultivar Chinese Spring chromosome 6B, IWGSC CS RefSeq v2.1, whole genome shotgun sequence genomic DNA includes:
- the LOC123137000 gene encoding protein CYTOKININ-RESPONSIVE GATA TRANSCRIPTION FACTOR 1, whose protein sequence is MMMSGGSADVFATCSPFGPTIQSIGSDMIQRSSYNSYDFEATHAGDGSTSQWASAKPPVKMRIMKKAPTNDHQGGTARKPRRRAQAHQGDESQHLQHPMGVIRVCSDCNTSNTPLWRSGPCGPKSLCNACGIRQRKARRAMAAAAATAATNDGVASASSGGVAVGAMQASDASQAVKATKKEKRAADLDRSLPFKKRCKMVDHPTVTTTKAVAVDATLKDQDHVVAEDGAMVERLSKADPPAAFTHAFMRDEITDAAMLLMTLSCGLVRS, encoded by the exons ATGATGATGAGCGGAGGATCTGCGGACGTCTTTGCCACATGCTCCCCGTTCGGACCTACCATCCAAAGCATCGGCAGTGACATGATCCAGAGATCCTCATACAATTCCTATGATTTCGAAGCCACACATGCCGGCGATGGATCGACTAGCCAGTGGGCATCTGCCAAACCGCCAGTGAAGATGAGGATCATGAAAAAGGCGCCAACGAATGATCACCAAGGAGGGACAGCGAGAAAGCCAAGGAGAAGGGCACAAGCACACCAAGGTGATGAGAGCCAGCACCTGCAGCATCCCATGGGTGTTATCAGAGTGTGCTCAGACTGCAACACCTCCAATACCCCCTTGTGGAGGAGTGGTCCTTGTGGCCCCAAG TCTCTTTGCAACGCATGCGGCATACGCCAAAGGAAGGCTCGCCGCGCCATGGCTGCAGCGGCGGCCACTGctgccaccaacgatggggtggcgTCTGCTTCCAGTGGCGGTGTGGCGGTGGGGGCCATGCAGGCAAGCGACGCATCACAAGCGGTGAAGGCAACAAAGAAGGAGAAGAGGGCTGCGGATCTTGACCGGTCGCTGCCGTTCAAGAAGAGGTGCAAGATGGTTGATCATCCTACCGTTACCACCACCAAGGCCGTGGCTGTCGATGCCACTCTGAAGGATCAAGATCACGTTGTCGCCGAGGACGGCGCCATGGTGGAGAGACTGAGCAAAGCCGATCCGCCAGCAGCATTCACTCACGCCTTCATGCGCGACGAGATCACCGATGCCGCCATGCTGCTCATGACCCTATCGTGCGGTCTTGTTCGcagctag